One genomic region from Gemmatimonadota bacterium encodes:
- the mgtA gene encoding magnesium-translocating P-type ATPase, which yields MNLRTASAPTATSNASATPAAAEGLPADHHTAELRPRSIQTSPFLDEAASHSVQWVYERLGTGDAGLSSDEARTRLALHGPNDIASEHPPGWARRLLLACRNPLVLLLAVLASVSIATGDVRAATVITVMIVLGVALRLFQEQRADVAAESLREMIHVTATVMRDGAAAEIPIHEVVPGDIVHLAAGDMIPGDVRIVVSNTLFVNQATLTGESLPVEKSADATQATTANRSSGVALIDATNVCYLGTSVQSGTATAVVVETGPNTSFGRVAASIAATEPPTAFERGVSQFTWFMIRLMCVMVPLVFFINGVTKHNWHEAFFFALAVAVGLTPEMLPMIVSVCLSQGALAMSRKRVIVRRLDSIQNLGAMDVLCTDKTGTLTRDEVILERHCDVDGAESARVLLLASLVSQMQTGLKSVLDRAILDYVQTHSDSIPVTHDSYRKVGEIPYDFTRKLMSVVVDAPDGKRMLIVKGAPEEVFRRCTRLEMSGEMVVIDPAFLADIGEEYDALSTNGFRVLAVAYREVPPTDGVTTEDETDLVLCGYVAFLDPPKETARAAIKALEHAGITVKTLTGDNELVSRTICRSVGIATRHVLTGADIALMSDAQLADAAEKASIFARVSPADKQRIIRSLQAKSHVVGYMGDGINDAPALHTADVGISVDSAVDVAKASADIILLDKSLAVLAQGVMEGRKVFANVLKYVRMGASSNFGNMFSVLGASAWLPFLPMAPIQVLTNNLLYDVSQIPIPSDRVDVEQITRPRPWAMGEIRRYILWIGPVSSLFDYTTFLVMYFVFHASTPAHAALFQTGWFVESLLTQTLIIHVIRTDKIPFLQSRASGQLIATSITVMAIGAWLPFSPFASSLGLVRLPSLYWPFLLATAVAYMTVTQLLKTVLLRRRLI from the coding sequence ATGAATCTGCGCACCGCTAGCGCTCCAACTGCAACATCGAACGCGTCGGCAACGCCGGCAGCGGCTGAAGGACTGCCAGCTGACCATCACACTGCGGAGCTACGCCCGCGCTCGATTCAGACGTCGCCGTTCCTCGATGAAGCGGCGAGCCACTCTGTGCAGTGGGTGTACGAACGTCTCGGGACCGGTGACGCCGGCCTCTCGAGCGACGAGGCCCGCACCAGACTCGCGCTCCATGGCCCCAACGACATAGCGTCGGAACATCCTCCCGGCTGGGCGCGGCGACTGTTGCTGGCATGCCGCAATCCGCTCGTTCTGCTGCTCGCGGTGCTCGCCAGCGTTTCGATTGCCACGGGGGATGTCCGTGCCGCGACGGTGATTACAGTGATGATCGTGCTCGGTGTCGCGCTTCGACTGTTCCAGGAGCAGCGCGCCGATGTCGCCGCGGAAAGCCTCCGTGAGATGATTCACGTAACCGCGACCGTCATGCGAGACGGAGCCGCTGCCGAGATCCCGATTCACGAAGTGGTTCCGGGCGACATCGTTCATCTGGCGGCAGGCGACATGATCCCGGGTGACGTTCGCATTGTCGTCTCGAATACACTGTTCGTGAATCAGGCGACACTGACTGGCGAGTCGCTTCCGGTCGAGAAGTCGGCCGACGCGACTCAAGCCACCACCGCTAATCGTTCAAGCGGCGTGGCGCTCATCGATGCCACGAATGTCTGCTACCTAGGGACCAGCGTTCAGAGCGGGACCGCGACGGCCGTGGTAGTCGAGACCGGTCCGAATACATCCTTCGGTCGCGTGGCGGCGAGCATCGCTGCGACCGAACCGCCTACCGCGTTCGAACGTGGCGTGAGCCAGTTCACCTGGTTCATGATACGGCTGATGTGCGTGATGGTGCCGCTCGTGTTCTTCATCAATGGAGTGACCAAGCACAACTGGCACGAGGCGTTCTTCTTCGCTCTGGCCGTGGCGGTCGGACTCACACCCGAGATGCTTCCGATGATCGTGTCGGTTTGCCTTTCGCAGGGCGCGCTCGCGATGTCCAGGAAACGGGTGATCGTTCGGCGGCTCGATTCGATCCAGAATCTTGGCGCAATGGACGTCCTCTGCACGGACAAGACCGGGACGCTCACCAGAGACGAAGTGATCCTGGAGCGCCACTGCGACGTCGACGGCGCGGAGAGCGCTCGCGTCCTCTTGCTCGCGTCGCTCGTCAGCCAGATGCAGACCGGCCTGAAGAGCGTGCTCGATCGTGCAATCCTCGACTACGTGCAAACCCACAGCGACTCGATTCCGGTCACACACGACAGTTATCGCAAGGTGGGGGAGATTCCCTACGATTTCACGCGCAAGCTGATGTCGGTCGTCGTGGATGCGCCGGACGGGAAGCGGATGTTGATCGTCAAGGGCGCGCCCGAAGAGGTATTCCGGCGTTGCACGCGACTGGAGATGAGCGGCGAAATGGTCGTGATCGATCCTGCGTTCCTCGCCGATATCGGGGAGGAATACGACGCTCTCAGCACCAATGGCTTTCGCGTGCTGGCGGTGGCATACCGCGAGGTTCCGCCGACGGACGGAGTCACCACGGAGGACGAGACTGATCTTGTGCTGTGCGGGTATGTCGCATTTCTGGACCCGCCCAAGGAAACAGCGCGGGCTGCGATCAAGGCTCTGGAGCACGCGGGAATCACGGTGAAGACGCTTACAGGCGACAACGAGCTTGTCTCGCGAACGATCTGCCGGTCGGTCGGAATCGCGACGAGGCATGTCCTTACGGGAGCCGACATCGCGCTCATGTCGGATGCGCAGCTTGCGGATGCGGCGGAGAAAGCATCCATCTTCGCGCGTGTATCGCCTGCCGACAAGCAACGCATCATTCGCTCTCTGCAGGCAAAGTCGCACGTCGTTGGCTACATGGGTGACGGAATCAACGACGCGCCGGCGCTTCACACGGCTGACGTCGGCATCTCGGTCGATTCAGCAGTGGATGTTGCCAAGGCGTCGGCCGACATCATCCTGCTCGACAAGAGTCTGGCGGTGCTTGCACAGGGTGTGATGGAGGGACGAAAAGTCTTCGCGAACGTGCTCAAGTACGTGAGGATGGGTGCAAGCTCGAATTTTGGAAACATGTTCAGCGTGCTCGGTGCCAGCGCGTGGCTGCCGTTCCTGCCAATGGCTCCGATCCAGGTGCTCACGAACAATCTGCTGTACGATGTGTCGCAAATTCCGATTCCATCCGACCGGGTCGATGTGGAACAGATTACTCGCCCGCGTCCCTGGGCCATGGGTGAGATCCGGCGCTACATCCTCTGGATCGGGCCCGTCAGCTCGCTATTCGATTACACGACGTTTCTGGTGATGTATTTCGTCTTTCACGCGTCCACGCCCGCACACGCTGCGCTCTTTCAGACCGGATGGTTCGTCGAGTCACTGCTGACACAGACGCTGATCATTCACGTCATCCGAACCGACAAGATACCGTTCCTGCAGAGCCGCGCGAGCGGGCAACTCATTGCGACGAGCATCACGGTAATGGCAATCGGCGCATGGCTGCCGTTTTCTCCATTCGCATCATCGCTTGGCCTTGTCAGACTGCCGTCCCTGTACTGGCCGTTTCTGCTCGCGACGGCCGTGGCGTACATGACCGTCACGCAACTCCTCAAGACGGTGTTGCTGCGCCGGAGGTTGATCTAG
- a CDS encoding universal stress protein encodes MKLLLAITNDDLAPAATAVAAALQRERNARPSVVYVIDIGPTVPEAAMLVAQLEEPQALAREAVGMRPVLHIDRGAAASWPFEIAVGAVAREVVETAQREEADVVVMGLSRHTSIGRAIGNDTVREVMTIGGVPVLAVRPELTALPKRVVIAVDFSRASIRAAQLVRRLVDDNCSVHLLFVESDSPRETTESAEGLQLIRSRGVDHAFAELIRTLDAPPGMTIDANVRQGKPVAEITRFCEEVAPDLVAVGSQHHRFLDRLLLGSVGKAIAGDGRWSVLVTPPGLVEHTPPIEVSAARR; translated from the coding sequence ATGAAGCTGCTGCTCGCGATCACCAATGATGATCTTGCGCCTGCTGCGACCGCTGTCGCGGCCGCGCTTCAGCGCGAGCGTAACGCCCGGCCATCGGTCGTCTATGTCATCGACATAGGCCCCACCGTGCCGGAAGCGGCGATGCTGGTCGCACAACTCGAAGAGCCGCAGGCGCTCGCGAGAGAAGCGGTCGGGATGCGCCCCGTGCTCCACATCGACCGGGGTGCGGCTGCGAGTTGGCCGTTCGAGATCGCGGTTGGAGCGGTCGCGCGGGAGGTCGTGGAAACCGCGCAGCGGGAAGAGGCCGATGTGGTCGTGATGGGATTGAGCCGGCACACCTCCATTGGGCGGGCCATCGGGAACGACACAGTGCGGGAAGTCATGACGATAGGCGGTGTTCCAGTCCTCGCCGTTCGCCCTGAGTTGACGGCGCTGCCCAAACGCGTCGTGATTGCGGTCGACTTCAGTCGGGCAAGCATTCGCGCGGCACAGCTCGTACGCAGGTTGGTCGACGACAACTGCAGCGTACACCTCCTGTTCGTCGAATCTGATTCTCCGCGCGAGACCACCGAGAGCGCGGAGGGATTGCAGCTGATTCGGAGCCGCGGCGTCGATCATGCTTTCGCGGAGCTGATCCGCACGCTCGATGCGCCGCCGGGAATGACGATCGATGCCAACGTGCGACAGGGCAAGCCAGTCGCGGAGATTACACGCTTCTGCGAGGAGGTCGCCCCGGATCTGGTCGCGGTCGGAAGCCAGCACCACCGCTTTCTCGATCGCTTGCTGCTGGGGAGCGTCGGGAAGGCAATCGCGGGCGATGGCAGATGGTCAGTGTTGGTGACACCTCCCGGGTTGGTCGAGCATACACCACCGATAGAAGTATCGGCAGCGCGGCGGTGA
- a CDS encoding universal stress protein, with protein MAPLSSPQTAPRAAGLAVRATQLSPVFPAVVAVTADTAASAAIYITHALAQECGAVPTVLRVVQDDIAARAAATGTMLGVPQAALDPAYRTSQLAALEDQVQRILGTLPSWQYDVEIGVTVPTIVRRAHDLRAEIVILGLPDHNFFRHAFVRDTVQGIIEHTQAAVFAVRPELVHRPESILVALDFGIGSLRAAHLACQLVVPGGRVILVYVQPDLPPGSSADATNDSPDGSLALQTAITLLIDELMSQKAVTITSIIEHGGSIEGVKQAAVRMRPDVIALGSRHHSAVDWFFGDSVSADLLSDRRWSLLMVPE; from the coding sequence ATGGCACCACTCTCCTCGCCCCAGACGGCGCCCCGGGCCGCGGGTTTGGCGGTACGCGCAACTCAACTGTCGCCGGTCTTTCCGGCGGTCGTTGCAGTAACCGCTGATACAGCGGCGAGCGCCGCGATCTACATCACGCATGCACTCGCACAGGAGTGCGGCGCTGTACCGACGGTTCTGCGTGTCGTGCAGGACGATATCGCAGCACGTGCAGCTGCGACTGGGACGATGCTTGGTGTCCCGCAGGCTGCGCTTGATCCCGCCTATCGTACTTCCCAGCTGGCCGCGCTAGAAGATCAGGTGCAACGAATCCTGGGTACGCTTCCGAGCTGGCAATACGACGTCGAGATCGGGGTGACCGTGCCCACAATCGTGCGGCGGGCTCATGATCTTCGTGCCGAGATCGTGATCCTGGGATTGCCGGACCACAACTTTTTCCGGCACGCATTTGTGCGCGACACGGTGCAGGGGATTATCGAACACACCCAGGCGGCGGTCTTTGCAGTCCGTCCGGAGCTGGTACATCGCCCCGAGTCGATTCTGGTGGCTCTCGATTTTGGCATTGGTAGCCTGCGAGCTGCGCATCTGGCATGTCAGCTCGTAGTACCAGGCGGCCGCGTCATTCTCGTGTATGTCCAGCCGGATCTTCCACCGGGCAGCAGCGCGGATGCGACCAATGACAGCCCCGATGGTTCTTTGGCGCTCCAAACGGCGATCACATTGTTGATCGACGAGCTGATGTCACAGAAGGCGGTCACGATCACTTCCATCATCGAGCACGGTGGCTCGATCGAGGGTGTCAAGCAGGCCGCAGTGCGCATGCGGCCTGACGTCATCGCTCTGGGATCCCGGCATCACTCCGCCGTCGATTGGTTCTTCGGCGACAGTGTCTCGGCGGACCTCCTGAGCGACCGTCGGTGGTCGCTATTGATGGTCCCCGAATAG